In Terriglobia bacterium, a single window of DNA contains:
- a CDS encoding efflux RND transporter periplasmic adaptor subunit gives MRRNGTGKARVSKGRPARAAAGAPILAAILALACGGGSGTARTESAAPLAAKAAAVLKVPWTRTLAVAAGVDPLRRATPGTILMGRVDRVLRREGDRVRSGEVLARVESREVTARLQQAEASVAAASAMERNARLMKERMERLLAKQAATQKNLDDATAGYEAAAASLKAAEEGVATARMYVAYSAVAAPFDGVVVERRVEEGDTAAPGMPLFVVEDTSRMKVEAQVPETALVGRRIGDPVEIEVDAAGGGVRRATLSEILPAADPRSRTRAVRALLDNSDGALRSGMFARMRLPGEEGKAVAVPDTALVRRGPLTGVFVVEPREVARLRWVTLGETRGGRSEILTGLSAGERIVTDPPAGLEDGRRIEAR, from the coding sequence ATGAGGCGGAACGGAACTGGAAAGGCGCGCGTGTCGAAGGGGAGGCCGGCGCGGGCCGCGGCGGGGGCGCCGATTCTCGCGGCGATCTTGGCCCTGGCGTGCGGCGGAGGGAGCGGGACGGCACGAACGGAGAGCGCCGCTCCCCTCGCGGCGAAGGCCGCCGCCGTCCTCAAGGTCCCGTGGACCCGGACGCTCGCGGTCGCCGCCGGCGTCGACCCGCTGCGGCGCGCGACGCCGGGGACGATCCTGATGGGGCGCGTGGATCGGGTCCTTCGCCGGGAGGGCGACCGGGTCCGCTCCGGCGAGGTCCTCGCTCGGGTCGAGAGCCGGGAGGTCACCGCGCGGCTCCAGCAGGCCGAGGCGAGCGTCGCCGCCGCGTCGGCCATGGAACGCAACGCGCGGCTCATGAAGGAGCGGATGGAGCGGCTCCTCGCGAAGCAGGCCGCGACGCAGAAGAACCTGGACGACGCGACCGCGGGGTACGAAGCGGCCGCCGCGAGCCTCAAGGCTGCGGAAGAGGGCGTCGCGACGGCGCGGATGTACGTGGCCTACTCGGCGGTCGCGGCGCCGTTCGACGGCGTCGTCGTGGAGAGGCGCGTCGAGGAGGGCGACACCGCGGCACCCGGCATGCCGCTGTTCGTGGTGGAGGACACCTCGAGGATGAAGGTGGAGGCGCAGGTCCCGGAGACGGCGCTCGTGGGCCGCCGCATCGGAGATCCGGTGGAGATCGAGGTGGACGCGGCGGGAGGCGGGGTGAGGAGGGCCACGCTGTCCGAGATCCTGCCGGCGGCCGACCCCAGGAGCCGGACCCGCGCGGTCCGGGCGCTGCTCGACAACTCCGACGGCGCGCTCCGGTCCGGGATGTTCGCGCGCATGCGCCTCCCTGGCGAGGAGGGGAAGGCGGTCGCGGTCCCCGACACGGCGCTGGTCCGGCGCGGCCCGCTGACCGGCGTGTTCGTGGTGGAACCGCGGGAGGTGGCGCGTCTCCGATGGGTGACCCTCGGCGAGACGCGAGGCGGCCGGTCCGAGATCCTGACCGGGCTCTCGGCCGGGGAGAGGATCGTGACGGACCCTCCGGCCGGCCTCGAGGACGGGCGCCGGATCGAGGCGCGGTGA